One stretch of Candidatus Tumulicola sp. DNA includes these proteins:
- the rpsL gene encoding 30S ribosomal protein S12, protein MPTISQLVRRGREKVKKKSKSPAFLVALTGAKPGHPDLPQRTKLIKKGNPQRRGVCTQVKTITPKKPNSALRKVARVRLTNGIEVTAYIPGIGHNLQEHSVVLIRGGRVKDLPGIRYHIIRGTLDTQGVQNRKQARSKYGAKRPK, encoded by the coding sequence TTGCCGACCATCAGTCAGTTGGTTCGCCGCGGACGCGAAAAAGTCAAAAAGAAATCGAAGTCGCCGGCGTTCTTGGTGGCGCTGACCGGCGCCAAACCCGGGCACCCGGACCTGCCGCAGCGCACCAAACTGATCAAGAAGGGCAACCCGCAACGGCGCGGCGTGTGCACCCAAGTGAAGACGATCACGCCGAAAAAACCGAACTCGGCGCTGCGCAAAGTGGCGCGGGTGCGACTGACCAACGGCATCGAGGTCACGGCCTACATTCCGGGCATCGGACACAACCTGCAGGAGCACTCGGTCGTGCTCATCCGCGGCGGCCGCGTGAAAGATCTGCCGGGGATCCGCTACCACATCATCCGCGGCACGCTGGACACCCAAGGCGTCCAGAACCGCAAACAAGCGCGCTCGAAGTACGGCGCGAAGCGCCCCAAATAA
- a CDS encoding HAD family hydrolase, whose amino-acid sequence MDVRAILFDFDHTLGVDNRLEFDVLHGLVHEACGAPPAEDDVIACLESFRSGRVPLDDALSSAFARWGCPPPRIAMIVRDFRRRALEEAPQRVRPMPGAHQTVLELARRAVPIAIMTNGWRELQHLKARLIDFPGPVYSSEELGAWKPAREAFERVVSLLELAPTTTLYVGDSPETDVAGAKNAGLLAAWADLEGKTYPENVIKPDIVITALVQLLGLAPP is encoded by the coding sequence TGGATGTCCGCGCCATCCTCTTCGATTTCGACCACACCCTCGGCGTGGACAATCGCCTCGAATTCGACGTGCTGCATGGCCTCGTGCACGAAGCGTGCGGCGCTCCGCCGGCCGAGGATGACGTCATCGCATGCCTGGAATCTTTTCGCTCGGGCAGAGTACCGCTGGACGACGCGCTGTCTTCGGCGTTCGCGCGTTGGGGCTGTCCGCCGCCGAGGATCGCCATGATAGTGCGAGATTTCCGAAGACGCGCGCTCGAAGAGGCTCCGCAGCGCGTGCGTCCCATGCCGGGCGCGCACCAGACCGTGTTGGAGCTTGCAAGGCGCGCCGTGCCGATCGCGATCATGACGAACGGATGGCGCGAATTGCAGCATCTCAAGGCGCGCCTGATCGATTTCCCGGGACCCGTGTACTCTTCGGAGGAGTTAGGCGCGTGGAAACCGGCGCGCGAAGCCTTCGAGCGCGTCGTGTCGCTGCTCGAACTCGCGCCGACCACGACGCTGTATGTCGGAGACAGCCCGGAGACGGACGTCGCCGGCGCGAAGAACGCGGGTCTGCTCGCGGCCTGGGCCGATCTGGAAGGCAAAACGTATCCGGAAAACGTCATAAAGCCGGACATCGTCATCACCGCGCTCGTCCAGCTGCTAGGACTCGCGCCCCCCTAG
- the rpsG gene encoding 30S ribosomal protein S7, with protein MPRKGPAQKRQVLPDPRFNSRTMARFVNKVMLRGKKSVAEHSVYGALDIVQQKTGKDPMDVFTQALNNAMPLIEVRPRRVGGATYQVPMEVRPDRRQAMGMRWLIQFARKRPGRTMADRLAAELMDAASNQGNTVKKREDTHRMAEANKAFAHYRW; from the coding sequence ATGCCGCGTAAAGGACCCGCGCAAAAACGCCAAGTGCTGCCCGACCCGCGCTTCAACTCGCGGACGATGGCGCGCTTCGTCAACAAGGTCATGCTCCGGGGCAAGAAGAGCGTGGCCGAGCATAGCGTTTATGGCGCGTTGGACATCGTCCAGCAGAAGACGGGCAAAGACCCGATGGACGTCTTCACGCAGGCTCTCAACAACGCGATGCCGCTCATCGAAGTGCGCCCGCGCCGCGTCGGCGGCGCGACGTATCAAGTGCCGATGGAAGTGCGCCCCGATCGCCGTCAGGCGATGGGCATGCGCTGGCTGATCCAATTCGCGCGCAAGCGTCCGGGCCGCACGATGGCGGATCGGCTCGCCGCCGAGCTGATGGACGCGGCGAGCAACCAAGGCAACACCGTCAAGAAGCGCGAGGACACGCACCGCATGGCCGAGGCGAACAAAGCGTTCGCGCACTATCGTTGGTAA
- the fusA gene encoding elongation factor G — translation MARQFSLADTRNIGIAAHIDAGKTTTTERILFYTGRTHKMGEVHEGAATMDWMEQEQERGITITSAATTCVWNDTRINIIDTPGHVDFTVEVERSMRVLDGLVALFDAVAAVQPQSETVWRQANKYRVPRIIFINKMDRTGADFYNAVTKIRERLGAPATPIMLPVGQEDQFKGFVDLLTETATIYTDDLGKAMSEVEMPADMKELVRRYRGELIERVAETDEHLTAKYVEGKEISAAEIAKALRTATIKGIVIPVLCGSAFKNKGVQPLLDAIVDYLPSPMDLPDVTGIDPDHPDKMLTRKPSDDEPFAALAFKVMSDPFVGKLTFFRTYSGTLKAGSYVYNSTKGHKERIGRILRMHANHREDAESVEAGDIAAAVGLKNTTTGDTLCDEKHPIVLENITFPEPVISQAIEPKTKVDQEKLGQSLVKLAEEDPTFKMRTDEETGQTIISGMGELHLEIIVDRMLREFAVDANVGKPQVAYRETIKRKAHGVGRFIRQSGGRGQYGHAEINIEPNEAGKGFEFVNKIVGGSIPKEYHSAVEKGIIEALNSGVLAGYPVVDVKATLVDGSYHEVDSNEMAFTIAGSMAAKDGMQKGQPTLLEPIMKVEVVMPEEFMGEILGDLSSRRGQILGMEGRATMQVVRAYVPLGNMFGYATDLRSKTQGRAVYSMEFHHYQEVPKSIAEEIVAKSRA, via the coding sequence ATGGCAAGACAATTCAGTCTCGCGGATACGCGAAACATAGGCATCGCAGCTCACATCGACGCCGGCAAGACGACGACGACCGAGCGCATCCTTTTCTATACCGGCCGCACGCACAAGATGGGCGAAGTCCACGAAGGCGCTGCGACGATGGACTGGATGGAGCAAGAGCAGGAGCGCGGCATCACGATCACCTCCGCCGCGACCACGTGCGTGTGGAACGACACGCGCATCAACATTATTGATACGCCCGGCCACGTGGACTTCACGGTCGAGGTCGAGCGCTCCATGCGCGTGCTCGACGGCCTCGTCGCGCTGTTCGACGCCGTGGCGGCCGTGCAGCCGCAAAGCGAGACCGTGTGGCGCCAGGCCAACAAGTATAGAGTCCCGCGCATCATCTTCATCAACAAGATGGATCGCACGGGCGCCGACTTCTATAACGCCGTGACCAAGATCCGCGAACGGCTGGGCGCGCCGGCCACGCCGATCATGCTGCCGGTCGGCCAAGAAGATCAATTCAAAGGTTTCGTAGATCTCCTGACCGAGACGGCGACGATCTACACCGACGACCTCGGCAAGGCGATGAGCGAAGTCGAGATGCCGGCCGACATGAAGGAACTCGTGCGCCGTTATCGCGGCGAATTGATCGAGCGGGTCGCGGAGACCGACGAGCACCTCACCGCGAAGTACGTCGAAGGCAAGGAGATCTCAGCAGCAGAGATCGCCAAGGCGCTGCGGACCGCGACGATCAAGGGCATCGTCATCCCGGTGCTGTGCGGCTCTGCGTTCAAGAACAAGGGCGTGCAGCCGCTGCTCGATGCGATCGTCGACTATCTCCCGTCGCCGATGGACCTGCCCGACGTCACGGGCATCGACCCGGACCATCCGGACAAGATGCTGACCCGCAAACCGTCTGACGATGAGCCGTTCGCGGCGCTCGCGTTCAAGGTCATGAGCGATCCGTTCGTCGGCAAGCTGACGTTTTTCCGGACCTATTCGGGGACGCTGAAGGCCGGCTCGTACGTCTACAACTCCACCAAGGGTCATAAGGAGCGCATCGGGCGCATCCTGCGCATGCACGCCAATCACCGGGAAGACGCCGAGAGCGTCGAGGCGGGCGACATCGCGGCGGCCGTGGGCCTGAAGAACACGACCACCGGCGACACGCTGTGCGACGAGAAGCATCCCATCGTGCTTGAGAACATCACCTTCCCGGAACCGGTGATCAGCCAGGCGATCGAGCCCAAGACCAAAGTGGATCAGGAGAAGCTCGGGCAGTCGCTGGTCAAACTGGCCGAAGAAGACCCGACCTTCAAGATGCGCACCGACGAAGAGACGGGCCAGACTATCATCTCCGGTATGGGCGAGCTGCACCTCGAGATCATCGTGGACCGTATGCTGCGCGAGTTTGCGGTCGACGCCAACGTGGGCAAACCGCAGGTCGCCTACCGCGAGACCATCAAGCGCAAGGCGCACGGCGTCGGGCGGTTCATCCGGCAGTCGGGGGGGCGCGGCCAGTATGGTCATGCCGAAATCAACATCGAGCCGAACGAAGCCGGCAAGGGCTTCGAGTTCGTCAACAAGATCGTGGGCGGCTCGATCCCGAAGGAATACCATTCCGCGGTCGAGAAGGGCATCATCGAAGCCCTCAACAGTGGTGTGCTGGCTGGCTATCCCGTCGTCGACGTCAAGGCCACCCTGGTCGACGGCTCGTACCACGAAGTCGACTCGAACGAGATGGCCTTCACCATCGCCGGCTCGATGGCGGCCAAGGACGGCATGCAGAAGGGCCAGCCGACGCTGCTCGAGCCGATCATGAAGGTCGAGGTCGTCATGCCCGAGGAGTTCATGGGCGAGATCCTCGGCGACCTGTCCTCGCGCCGCGGCCAGATCCTTGGCATGGAAGGCCGCGCCACCATGCAGGTGGTGCGCGCCTATGTTCCGCTTGGCAACATGTTCGGTTACGCCACGGACCTTCGGTCCAAGACCCAGGGTCGCGCCGTT